A section of the Suncus etruscus isolate mSunEtr1 chromosome X, mSunEtr1.pri.cur, whole genome shotgun sequence genome encodes:
- the GPR82 gene encoding probable G-protein coupled receptor 82, producing MHNDSLCTVQPTLISTLGLPIIYAFLCVTGLLGNSLSQWIFLRKIGKRTSTHIYLAHLVTANLIVCSAMLFMSMYFLKGDEWEYKSIQCQVVNFLGTLSMHVSMFVSLLILCWIAISRYATLIKTESTQEATSCYEKIFYGHLLKKFRQPNFARRLCIYIWVIVLGLILPVIIYFTAVEVSGMEEICCYSKQMELGANISQIAGLIGTTFIGLSFLVVMTSYYYFVNHLRKMRSCTTIVEKDLTYCSVRRHLMVIQILLIVCFLPYCIFKPIFYAVQDRVNCEILNKLIELKNILTCLASARSSTDPIIFLFLDKTFKKTLYNLGRKSDSPGWRASTVGKPLALQMTDHGSIPSSTNSPLEPTKNKP from the coding sequence ATGCATAACGACTCGCTATGTACTGTTCAGCCAACCTTGATCTCTACCCTGGGGCTACCAATTATTTATGCGTTCCTCTGTGTCACTGGTCTCCTTGGAAATTCTCTCTCTCAatggatatttttaaggaaaataggTAAAAGAACATCAACACACATTTACCTGGCACATCTGGTGACTGCAAACTTAATTGTATGCAGTGCTATGCTTTTCATGAGCATGTACTTCTTGAAAGGTGATGAATGGGAATATAAATCCATTCAATGCCAGGTAGTCAATTTTCTGGGAACTTTGTCTATGCATGTAAGTATGTTTGTCAGTCTCTTAATTTTATGTTGGATTGCCATAAGCCGCTATGCGACCTTGATAAAAACGGAATCCACACAAGAGGCCACTTCATgctatgagaaaatattttatggtcaTTTACTAAAAAAGTTTCGCCAGCCCAACTTTGCTAGAAGACTTTGTATTTACATATGGGTCATTGTACTAGGCCTAATTTTACCAGTTATCATATACTTTACAGCTGTAGAAGTTAGTGGAATGGAAGAAATCTGCTGCTACAGTAAGCAAATGGAATTAGGAGCCAACATCTCTCAGATTGCAGGCCTCATAGGAACCACATTCATTGGACTCTCGTTTTTAGTTGTAATGACATCGTACTACTATTTTGTTAATCATCTAAGAAAAATGAGGAGCTGTACCACCATTGTAGAAAAAGATTTGACTTATTGTTCTGTAAGAAGGCATCTTATGGTCATTCAGATTCTATTAATAGTTTGCTTCCTTCCCTATTGCATTTTTAAGCCCATTTTTTATGCTGTACAAGATAGAGTTAACTGTGAAATCCTAAATAAgttaatagaattaaaaaatatcctcACCTGTCTTGCATCAGCCAGAAGTAGTACAGACCCCATTATATTCCTTTTCTTAGACAAAACATTCAAGAAAACACTATATAATCTTGGTAGGAAATCTGATTCAccaggctggagagctagtacagtaggtaaaccacttgctttgcaaatgacTGACCATGGATCAATCCCCAGCTCCACGAACAGCCcccttgagcccaccaagaataaACCTTAA